A genome region from Penaeus chinensis breed Huanghai No. 1 chromosome 22, ASM1920278v2, whole genome shotgun sequence includes the following:
- the LOC125037072 gene encoding uncharacterized protein LOC125037072 isoform X1, giving the protein MTPHADSVLRRLQGPCTQSVLTYYEMKGIETVRPEDVDAYKANYRCFTPGLQATDIMDAYTDWAQTYDATLCAGRYNGPEMAAEEIAARVEEHHRHCVRVLDVAAGTGKVGKELAKRGFTMIDALEPSEGMRNLLEDTGVYSYKYTEFLGLGENSVPDDTYDVVVIVGGMGEGHIPVSGIDDLIRITKPGGLVINVMRLEYLDYVEAYKDKLEPYMDLLHQKGWWQKVDRKVVPNYAFDKEGIIFIHRVL; this is encoded by the exons ATGACGCCACACGCTGACAGTGTCTTGAGACGATTACAGGGTCCTTGTACTCAGTCAGTTCTTACATATTACGAG ATGAAAGGCATCGAGACCGTGCGGCCCGAGGACGTGGATGCCTACAAGGCCAACTACAGGTGCTTCACGCCGGGGCTGCAGGCGACCGACATCATGGACGCCTACACCGACTGGGCGCAGACCTACGACGCG acTCTGTGCGCCGGGAGATACAACGGACCGGAAATGGCGGCCGAGGAGATAGCGGCGCGAGTGGAGGAGCATCACCGGCATTGCGTCCGCGTGCTCGACGTGGCAGCGGGAACGGGCAAGGTCGGGAAGGAGCTCGCAAAGAGGGGATTCAC GATGATCGACGCCCTGGAGCCCTCGGAAGGCATGAGGAACCTCTTAGAAGACACGGGCGTCTACTCCTACAAATACACGGAGTTTCTTGGCCTCGGCGAGAACTCCGTGCCAGATG ACACGTATGACGTCGTGGTGATCGTGGGCGGTATGGGCGAAGGTCACATCCCCGTCAGTGGCATTGACGACCTTATCCGCATCACGAAACCAG GCGGACTTGTCATTAACGTCATGAGGCTGGAATACCTCGACTACGTGGAGGCTTACAAGGACAAACTAGAACCTTATATGGACCTCCTACATCAGAAGGGATGGTGGCagaag
- the LOC125037072 gene encoding uncharacterized protein LOC125037072 isoform X2, whose amino-acid sequence MESEAESQMKGIETVRPEDVDAYKANYRCFTPGLQATDIMDAYTDWAQTYDATLCAGRYNGPEMAAEEIAARVEEHHRHCVRVLDVAAGTGKVGKELAKRGFTMIDALEPSEGMRNLLEDTGVYSYKYTEFLGLGENSVPDDTYDVVVIVGGMGEGHIPVSGIDDLIRITKPGGLVINVMRLEYLDYVEAYKDKLEPYMDLLHQKGWWQKVDRKVVPNYAFDKEGIIFIHRVL is encoded by the exons ATGGAGAGTGAAGCTGAATCGCAG ATGAAAGGCATCGAGACCGTGCGGCCCGAGGACGTGGATGCCTACAAGGCCAACTACAGGTGCTTCACGCCGGGGCTGCAGGCGACCGACATCATGGACGCCTACACCGACTGGGCGCAGACCTACGACGCG acTCTGTGCGCCGGGAGATACAACGGACCGGAAATGGCGGCCGAGGAGATAGCGGCGCGAGTGGAGGAGCATCACCGGCATTGCGTCCGCGTGCTCGACGTGGCAGCGGGAACGGGCAAGGTCGGGAAGGAGCTCGCAAAGAGGGGATTCAC GATGATCGACGCCCTGGAGCCCTCGGAAGGCATGAGGAACCTCTTAGAAGACACGGGCGTCTACTCCTACAAATACACGGAGTTTCTTGGCCTCGGCGAGAACTCCGTGCCAGATG ACACGTATGACGTCGTGGTGATCGTGGGCGGTATGGGCGAAGGTCACATCCCCGTCAGTGGCATTGACGACCTTATCCGCATCACGAAACCAG GCGGACTTGTCATTAACGTCATGAGGCTGGAATACCTCGACTACGTGGAGGCTTACAAGGACAAACTAGAACCTTATATGGACCTCCTACATCAGAAGGGATGGTGGCagaag